A stretch of Pogona vitticeps strain Pit_001003342236 chromosome 5, PviZW2.1, whole genome shotgun sequence DNA encodes these proteins:
- the LOC144583292 gene encoding uncharacterized protein LOC144583292, giving the protein MGQAYILRSRPRGRDSHSTTEASHPEGTLQRHPERVLLPILCCSKEGRGSSTHTGFEGSQHLPQSSEVPDGYSGRDRPPAQERRLVCSGRSEGCLLSCNNPRGLQKVPSTDLPGHHIPICSSPIRPFHRSTDLYQVYGPGGSLSTSPGDSNLPIHRRLADRVKVQTPSLPGHSSSSADPTGLRPIHQLREVSFTTLSSDGLHRGQAGCRASPPVHTSRTCPENKKSSSEVQAKEDSICKASTTPARPHGLNNGHLAPCEAQNALSTILADGPVQPCRRQSAQAPQGHSRTCKAVTVVALSSTSANRETLSSSTTHHTGDNGRQPDGMGSPLSTSPDTCSVVPAGSIPAYQPSRDASGDKGLQGISSSSQGHSCAGSNGQYHHDVLPEQARGHEVQVSAVSHSTFLGMVLPEAHFSSGYPCGHIRQPVGGRTQSSPVPIPRVAAGPEGVHHPLPTMGASTGGYVCDATQHEVSTLCVPRGQRTRLPRRRVHGTMEERPHLPVSPSATPSEGHSQTTTDGGRSNTNCPLVATSTVVLHSVSSVSGQGDSSVAAQLTHSERRECSPSRPRCTPLDCVEDFPSLTEVINKARKPATKLLYSYKWRNFLRFAEERRLHSSPVALSTLLLYLRHLFDLGLSKSTLKVYTAAIVAFQPPGSESSRWFSHPTLKAFFKGLDNMRPPAKRPIPQWSLQTVLHCLTRHPFEPMASCDLKFLSFKTLFLVAITSARRASELAALRADPPYLQFFRDKVVLHPDVTFLPKVVSTFHVNQPLILPTLFPDAVTEVERMLHALDVRRALAYYVTRTKDFRKAHRLFLCFYGPRKGSPASSSSLSRWLVSTISLAYELLQKPVPEGLKAHSTRAMATSTALLRGVDIQEICRSATWSNASTFVTHYKLDLRAKAETKFGRAVLTSLLQ; this is encoded by the coding sequence atgggtcaggcatacatccttcgatcccgtcctagaggaagagattctcactctACTACAGAAGcgagccatccagaaggtaccttacagagacatcctgaacgggttctactcccgatactttgctgttccaaagaaggacgggggtctTCGACCCATACTGGATTTGAGGGATCTCAACACCTACCTCAATCCTCGGAAGTTCCGGATGGTTACTCTGGAAGGGATCGTCCACCTGctcaagaaaggagattggtttgtagtggtagatctgaaggatgcttactttcatgtaaCAATCCACGAGGCCTACAGAAAGTACCTTCGACTGATCTTCCAGGACACCATATACCAATTTGTAGCTCTCCCATTCGGCCTTTCCACCGCTCCACAGACCTTTACcaagtgtatggccccggtggcagcTTATCTACGTCTCCAGGGGATTCAAATTTAcccatacatcgacgattggctgatcGTGTCAAAGTCCAAACACCAAGCCTACCAGGACACTCATCAAGTTCTGCAGACCCTACAGGCCTTAGGCCTATCCATCAATTACGAGAAGTCTCATTTACGACCCTCTCaagtgatggactacataggggccAGGCTGGATGCCGTGCAAGCCCGCCTGTTCATACTTCCAGAACGTgtccagaaaataagaaaagcagtTCTGAGGTTCAAGCCAAGGAGGACAGTATCTGCAAAGCTAGCACAAcacctgctaggcctcatggcctcaacaacgGCCACCTTGCCCCATGCGAGGCTCAAAATGCGCTCTCTACAATCTTGGCTGATGGCCCTGTTCAACCCTGTCGCAGACAGTCAGCACAAGCGCCTCAGGGTCACTCCAGAACTTGCAAGGCAGTTACAGTGGTGGCTCTTTCTTCCACATCTGCTAATCGGGAGACCCTTTCGTCCTCTACAACTCACCATACAGGTGACAACGGACGCCAGCCCGATGGGATGGGGAGCCCATTGTCTACATCACCAGATACATGCTCTGTGGTCCCCGCAGGAAGCATCCCTGCAtatcaaccatctagagatgctagcggtgataaaggccttcagggcatttcttcctcttctcaggGGCACAGCTGTGCAGGTAGTAACGGACAATACCACCACGATGTACTAcctgaacaagcaagggggcacgaggtccaagtctctgctgtttctcacagtacatttctgggaatggtgctacctgaggcacatttttccagtggctatCCATGTGGCCACATCAGACAACCAGTTGGCGGACGAACTCAGTCGTCGCCCGTTCCAATCCCACGAGTGGCAGCTGGACCAGAAGGTGTTCACCACCCTTTGCCAACGATGGGGGCATCCACTGGTGGATATGTTTGCGACGCAACACAACATGAAGTGTCCACTCTATGCGTCCCGCGCGGGCAGAGGACAAGGCTCCCTCGGAGACGCGTTCATGGTACCATGGAAGAGAGGCCTCATCTACCTGTTTCCCCCTCTGCCACTCCTTCAGAGGGTCATAGTCAGACTACTACAGACGGGGGCAGAAGCAATActaattgccccttggtggccacgtcgaccgtggttctccactcTGTCTCAAGCGTCAGTGGACAAGGTGACTCTTCCGTTGCAGCCCAACTTACTCACTCAGAGCGGAGGGAATGTTCTCCATCCAGACCTCGATGCACTCCACTTgactgcgtggaggatttcccatcattgaCGGAGGTCATCAATAAGGCGCGGAAGCCTGCCACTAAGTTGCTTTACAGCTACAAGTGGAGAAATTTTCTCAGGTTTGCTGAGGAACGTCGGCTGCATTCCTCACCTGTGGCCTTATCGACTCTGCTGTTATACCTCAGGCATCTTTTCGATTTGGGCCTGTCTAAGTCAACACTAAAGGTTTACACTGCAGCTATTGTGGCCTTCCAACCTCCGGGTTCAGAGTCATCCAGATGGTTCTCTCACCCAACCCTTAAAGCCTTTTTCAAGGGACTTGACAACATGCGGCCTCCAGCTAAAAGACCGATACCTCAGTGGTCGCTACAGACTGTCTTGCATTGTCTTACGCGGCATCCTTTCGAGCCCATGGCCTCCTGTGACTTGAAATTCTTGTCCTTCAAGACACTAtttttggtggccattacttCGGCTAGGAGAGCTAGTGAGTTAGCTGCCCTGCGTGCCGATCCTCCTTATTTGCAATTTTTTAGGGATAAGGTTGTCCTTCATCCTGATGTGACATTTCTGCCTAAGGTTGTGTCTACCTTCCACGTTAACCAGCCGTTGATCTTACCAACCCTTTTTCCTGATGCAGTTACAGAAGTCGAACGCATGCTCCATGCTTTAGATGTTCGTAGAGCACTGGCTTATTATGTTACCAGGACTAAAGATTTCAGGAAGGCCCAtagactgtttctttgtttttatgggcCTCGCAAGGgctctcctgcttcctcctcttccctctccaggtGGCTAGTCTCTACCATTTCTTTGGCATATGAACTGCTGCAGAAACCTGTGCCGGAAGGTCTCAAAGCCCATTCCACTAGGGCCATGGCTACATCTACGGCCTTGCTAAGGGGAGTCGACATCCAGGAGATTTGTCGGtctgctacttggtccaatgcttctacctttgttacccactacaagctggaccttcgggctaaagcagagaccaaatttggaagggctgttttgacttcactgcttcagtga